The Candidatus Polarisedimenticolia bacterium genome window below encodes:
- a CDS encoding radical SAM protein has product MIERILLLNGPDDRIDAVMIRSGDRWPHRLPRKLTKQVPHAYPFWLAQCGALLKKRGYSVHYIDSIAEDLGIEGTVERFREIRPDMVVIATSTPTIHTDLLMARLAKESVGAVTVLVDTHVTVFHRELVAEPFVDAAVRGEFEVAVPDIADALGRGADLSRVEGVTWKRGGEVVENADRPLIKDLDELPWPDRDLVPAERYIVGLRTQDPCFMVMASRGCPFRCTFCLWVPVMFNNKVRFRSAGKVVDEILELQSRYGAREVFFHDDTVNITVRRVEELCREILDRGVKIGWIANFRADQTTPELFRLMRKAGCTKILLGVESGSQRLLDDAIDKEITLQEVEDTIRWAKEAGIRVHCTYSLGAPGETRETMKETLDFIKKTEPDDIQVSLMTPIPGTPFYEKVKHQVADWHDFDGVSGRSWCDLSTEELRNAMNRIYIEHYLTPRRIVKRLFKIRNVYDVKENWRQFLAFLSRYAATGFPRPIGTPFRSQEQA; this is encoded by the coding sequence GTGATCGAGAGGATTCTGCTGTTGAACGGGCCCGACGATCGGATCGACGCGGTGATGATCCGCAGCGGGGACCGGTGGCCGCACCGGCTTCCCCGGAAACTGACGAAGCAGGTGCCGCACGCCTATCCCTTCTGGCTCGCGCAGTGCGGCGCGCTGCTCAAGAAGCGCGGCTACTCGGTCCACTACATCGACTCGATCGCCGAGGATCTCGGCATCGAGGGGACGGTCGAGCGCTTCCGGGAGATCCGGCCCGACATGGTCGTGATCGCCACGTCCACGCCCACGATTCACACCGATCTCCTCATGGCCCGCCTGGCCAAGGAATCGGTGGGCGCGGTCACCGTCCTGGTCGACACGCACGTCACCGTCTTCCACCGGGAGTTGGTGGCGGAGCCGTTCGTGGACGCGGCGGTGCGCGGCGAATTCGAAGTCGCGGTCCCCGACATCGCCGACGCTCTGGGGCGGGGGGCCGACCTCTCCCGCGTCGAAGGGGTGACCTGGAAGCGCGGCGGCGAGGTGGTCGAGAACGCCGACCGGCCCCTGATCAAGGACCTGGACGAGCTTCCGTGGCCCGATCGCGACCTGGTGCCGGCCGAGCGTTACATCGTCGGCCTGCGCACGCAAGATCCCTGCTTCATGGTCATGGCGAGCCGCGGCTGCCCGTTCCGCTGCACCTTTTGTCTCTGGGTCCCGGTGATGTTCAACAACAAGGTCCGCTTCCGCAGCGCCGGCAAGGTGGTCGACGAGATTCTCGAGCTGCAGAGCCGGTACGGGGCGCGGGAAGTCTTCTTCCATGACGACACGGTGAACATCACGGTGCGGCGGGTCGAAGAGCTTTGCCGGGAAATCCTCGACCGGGGCGTCAAGATCGGCTGGATCGCGAACTTCCGCGCCGACCAGACGACGCCCGAGCTGTTCCGGCTGATGCGGAAAGCGGGCTGCACGAAGATCCTGCTCGGGGTGGAAAGCGGCTCGCAGAGGCTCCTGGACGACGCGATCGACAAGGAGATCACGCTCCAGGAGGTCGAGGACACGATTCGCTGGGCCAAGGAGGCCGGAATCCGGGTCCACTGCACCTATTCCCTGGGGGCGCCGGGAGAGACCCGCGAGACGATGAAGGAGACGCTCGACTTCATCAAGAAGACCGAGCCGGACGACATCCAGGTGAGCCTCATGACCCCCATCCCGGGGACCCCCTTCTACGAGAAGGTGAAGCACCAGGTGGCCGACTGGCACGACTTCGACGGCGTCTCGGGCCGTTCGTGGTGCGATCTCTCCACCGAAGAGCTGCGCAACGCCATGAACCGGATCTACATCGAGCACTACCTGACGCCGCGGCGGATCGTGAAGCGGCTGTTCAAAATTCGCAACGTCTACGACGTCAAGGAGAACTGGCGGCAGTTTCTGGCCTTTTTGAGCCGCTACGCGGCGACCGGCTTCCCGCGGCCCATCGGCACCCCCTTTCGGAGTCAGGAGCAGGCGTGA